One genomic segment of Arthrobacter sp. JZ12 includes these proteins:
- a CDS encoding GNAT family protein, with the protein MWGRFAWPVTLETGDIVLRPIRHRDKREWMQVRHRNIEWLAPWEASNPAPGGYLPSYHEMVRALNSQVRTASALPFLITMRSQASSRPAIVGQLTVSGIVWGSALTATLGYWVDREHAGRGVAPTAVALVTDYCFWELGLHRMEINIRPENSASLRVVEKLGFRDEGVRKDYLHIAGSWADHRSFALTADEVPGGLLNRWQDAQPRM; encoded by the coding sequence ATGTGGGGCCGCTTCGCCTGGCCGGTGACGCTGGAAACAGGGGACATCGTCCTTCGCCCGATTCGTCACCGGGACAAGCGGGAGTGGATGCAGGTGCGGCACCGCAACATCGAGTGGCTGGCACCGTGGGAGGCATCCAATCCAGCCCCCGGCGGCTACCTGCCGAGCTATCACGAGATGGTGCGGGCCTTGAATTCCCAGGTCCGCACCGCCAGTGCCCTGCCCTTCCTGATCACAATGCGGTCGCAGGCGAGTTCCCGGCCTGCCATCGTTGGGCAGCTCACTGTGTCCGGCATTGTCTGGGGTTCTGCGCTGACCGCTACCCTCGGCTACTGGGTCGACCGGGAGCATGCAGGTAGGGGAGTAGCGCCAACAGCGGTTGCGCTGGTGACGGATTACTGCTTTTGGGAGCTCGGCCTGCATCGCATGGAGATCAACATAAGACCGGAGAACTCCGCCAGCCTTCGGGTGGTAGAAAAACTCGGCTTCCGTGATGAAGGCGTGCGCAAGGACTACCTGCACATCGCCGGATCCTGGGCTGACCACCGGTCTTTCGCGCTGACGGCGGACGAAGTTCCGGGCGGCCTGCTAAACCGTTGGCAGGATGCGCAGCCCCGAATGTAG
- the galU gene encoding UTP--glucose-1-phosphate uridylyltransferase GalU gives MTERPRVNKAVIPAAGLGTRFLPATKAMPKEMLPVVDRPAIQYVVEEAVDAGINDILMITGRNKRSLEDHFDRVPFIEQTLEAKGDHDKLASVRRTSELGDIHYLRQGDPKGLGHAVLRAKLHVGEEPFAVLLGDDLIDERDELLETMIEVQAQTGGSVIALIEVDPEQISAYGCADISSLNGEGYVRVNKLVEKPAVDEAPSNLAVIGRYVLHPRVFEVLEKTGPGRGGEIQLTDALQTLAAADGEGSGVYGVVFRGRRYDTGDKLSYLKAVVTLSSEREDLGPELREWLRDFTSSLSD, from the coding sequence ATGACTGAGCGACCACGTGTAAATAAGGCCGTTATCCCCGCAGCTGGTCTGGGTACCAGGTTCTTGCCGGCCACCAAGGCTATGCCCAAGGAAATGCTTCCGGTCGTGGACCGGCCGGCAATCCAGTATGTCGTCGAGGAAGCAGTTGACGCCGGGATCAATGACATCCTGATGATCACCGGTCGCAACAAGCGCTCACTCGAGGATCACTTTGACCGGGTGCCGTTCATCGAACAGACACTGGAAGCCAAGGGTGACCACGACAAGCTCGCCTCAGTACGCCGAACCTCAGAACTGGGAGATATCCACTACCTGCGGCAGGGTGATCCCAAGGGTCTGGGCCATGCAGTCCTGCGCGCCAAACTGCATGTGGGTGAGGAGCCGTTCGCGGTCCTTCTCGGCGATGACCTGATCGACGAACGTGACGAACTCCTTGAAACCATGATTGAGGTTCAGGCACAGACCGGTGGTTCGGTCATCGCCCTCATCGAAGTGGATCCTGAGCAGATCAGCGCCTACGGCTGCGCCGATATCTCATCCCTCAACGGAGAAGGGTACGTTCGGGTCAACAAGCTGGTCGAGAAGCCGGCAGTTGACGAGGCACCTTCCAACCTGGCAGTCATCGGACGCTACGTCCTGCACCCCCGCGTCTTCGAAGTCCTTGAGAAGACGGGACCGGGGCGTGGCGGCGAGATCCAGCTCACCGACGCCCTGCAGACGCTCGCCGCAGCAGACGGCGAAGGTTCGGGCGTCTACGGTGTGGTCTTCCGCGGCCGCCGCTATGACACGGGTGACAAACTGTCCTACCTCAAGGCAGTCGTGACGCTGTCTTCCGAGCGCGAGGACCTCGGCCCCGAACTGCGCGAGTGGCTGCGGGATTTCACCAGCTCCCTCTCTGACTAG
- a CDS encoding HAMP domain-containing sensor histidine kinase, producing the protein MTRSGAHPQAGPPTSEATDGVRNTERIVPDPLPASAPTVLVKIPQPPADEQLDEDGSVPQRRPLRSRIKQLLKGPSTIRGRVLSAMLLLSALGLLLAGSTAYAIQRNDLNRAMDDSLTRSFQEFETLLETGIDPDTLQPFDRADQLVYVVMNRTLTQPNEGMMAMREGEIIFFANQEVEVRLEDDPQLVEYVDLTASRDEVTIQSVTTGFTEYRVLVAPVQLALDERPTYFILGFDADAEHSKLNGTFATFALISFATLVLIGVVGFLLTGKLLAPIHRLRTTTQRITDTDLSQRIEVSGDDDLSELTRTVNAMLDRLEGSFNSQRRLLDDVGHELRTPITIVQGHLELQDSEDPGDVRAVRDIALDELDRMRMLVDDLVTLAGIAGPGFVRPEPVNLGRLTDDVMDKARTLGNRRWTVDARAEAIAMLDPRRVTQAWLQLAANSVKFTEEGTTIAIGSRKDDDGVRLWVRDEGRGIAREDQKRIFERFERGPSSKRTEGAGLGLTIVSAITEAHGGQMELRSALHQGATFTMAIPLLPTRSSSTPETRGRQ; encoded by the coding sequence ATGACTAGGTCGGGGGCGCATCCGCAGGCAGGACCACCGACGTCCGAGGCCACCGATGGCGTGCGGAATACGGAACGAATTGTTCCTGACCCATTGCCCGCTTCTGCACCGACCGTCCTGGTCAAGATTCCACAGCCCCCTGCGGATGAGCAACTGGACGAAGATGGCTCGGTGCCTCAACGGCGCCCACTCAGGAGCCGGATCAAGCAGTTACTGAAGGGACCCTCGACAATCCGCGGCCGCGTCCTGTCAGCCATGCTGCTGCTGAGCGCCCTCGGACTCCTCCTGGCCGGATCGACGGCGTACGCGATTCAGCGGAACGACCTGAATCGGGCAATGGACGACTCCCTCACCCGCAGCTTCCAGGAATTCGAAACCCTGCTCGAAACCGGCATCGACCCGGACACACTCCAACCTTTCGATCGGGCTGACCAGCTCGTCTACGTCGTGATGAATCGCACCCTCACCCAACCCAATGAAGGCATGATGGCCATGCGTGAAGGAGAAATCATCTTCTTTGCCAACCAGGAGGTCGAGGTCCGCCTCGAGGACGATCCTCAACTGGTTGAGTACGTCGACCTCACGGCATCGCGGGACGAAGTCACGATCCAGTCGGTCACCACCGGATTCACCGAGTACCGGGTTCTTGTGGCTCCAGTCCAGTTGGCCCTGGACGAACGGCCCACGTACTTCATCCTTGGATTCGACGCCGATGCTGAGCACAGCAAGCTGAATGGAACTTTCGCTACCTTCGCGCTGATCAGCTTCGCCACCCTGGTGCTCATCGGCGTCGTCGGTTTCCTGCTGACCGGAAAGCTGCTTGCTCCCATTCATAGGCTGCGCACCACAACCCAGCGCATCACCGATACCGACCTGTCCCAGCGCATCGAGGTCAGCGGCGACGACGACTTGTCCGAGCTCACCCGTACCGTCAACGCCATGCTTGACCGCCTCGAAGGCTCCTTCAACTCACAGCGGCGATTGCTCGACGACGTCGGACATGAACTGCGAACCCCGATCACCATCGTGCAGGGCCACCTGGAGCTGCAGGACTCGGAGGATCCGGGCGATGTGCGGGCAGTTCGCGACATAGCGCTCGACGAGCTTGACCGAATGCGGATGCTCGTCGACGACCTCGTGACGCTTGCCGGTATCGCAGGCCCCGGCTTCGTCCGCCCCGAGCCCGTCAATCTTGGCCGACTTACCGACGACGTCATGGACAAGGCACGCACCCTCGGCAACCGTCGGTGGACTGTCGATGCCCGCGCCGAGGCTATTGCCATGCTCGATCCCCGGCGCGTCACGCAGGCCTGGCTCCAGTTGGCTGCCAACTCCGTGAAGTTCACCGAGGAGGGCACGACCATCGCGATAGGATCGCGGAAAGACGACGACGGCGTACGGCTGTGGGTACGGGACGAGGGCAGGGGTATTGCTCGTGAGGATCAGAAACGGATCTTCGAGCGGTTCGAGCGGGGCCCCAGCAGCAAGCGGACGGAGGGGGCGGGCCTCGGGCTGACAATCGTCAGCGCAATCACCGAGGCCCACGGCGGGCAGATGGAACTTCGGTCCGCGCTTCATCAGGGGGCCACCTTCACAATGGCGATACCGCTGCTGCCTACGCGTTCCTCCTCCACGCCGGAAACGAGAGGGCGGCAGTGA
- a CDS encoding DUF4011 domain-containing protein, whose protein sequence is MPIWSRSGREAAGKRTTVPVQDAGDSAEDFLIPWLRRLGPHAGSDTLLHFTPSRSNSIDLTHAHPSGLAQLLAGRRTRLSTLLRDPDQYGAAMKAARLLRAKVYELASERGIDVGYVAAGTASWRSIDDAGRTDSLTAPVLLTAVSLTVHSSQDDYELQLTEQARLNPALVRTLQRDQGIDFDADAVARLAYSTARFDPHPVLDRLRALTDNVRGMTIEHHILVSTFADLADVGSDAAVRPEHPLLSALMEAAREGIEAPSEAEAPIRETPLDDRHPSTEFLILDADTSQQRVLDAVAAGGSLVVSSPPGTGQTQTALNAAASLAEQGKSVLVVAERRGTLNEFVQQLDALNLGSLVLQLNANGNAAQLKDQLIRAIVRNEKAGKPKLDSLHETLVSHRHKLLDHVRSLHNVRSRWGCSPYQAMQSLAELTSLSPAPATTVRLKRSVMDSIPNRTELTGRLRRAAELGGFSREATQSPWYGARLRNRKETEHAHSLAVDLARDIPELRNKVLAVAEHSHIELGATFEEWGGQLDLLVAVRASLDKFTPDIFDRPVTDLISATAPSSWRRERTIEMSSMTRSRLRRVAKEYVRPGVHISDLHQSLVEVQEQRTLWTRYAKSERHPSVPTGLAEINSSYRKVQQQLAELTSILAGTPARPELSGMALDELAALLEKLAEDKQSLATLPERTLLLDEMRENGLGELLDDLAAREVSARQVGAELELAWWQSALEAMISGDDYLAMSDGGSLRTLEAEYRLADNAHVASGAARIRWALSERWRGALETMPAEAEQLRSLLRAGEPDLEALCSQADELVTALMPVWAASPLVLPLVLPQGKTFDAVIVLDAESISLQSVVPALARSRQVIAFGDDHLGGPRSFTVSVEEQRRTGQEHLPSAYRALAAVLPSLSLRDVYRGVDRSLTAFLNERFYEDGLNHLPAAAVLAGTGRGFEVEYLPDGTGMPSSDHDGVESVAAEVTRVVDLVFEHIRQRPSHSLAVVTASARHAQRVGEAVRLAMADAPWAADFFKPGPESFRIVPVGRAAGLTRDAVIFSLGFGRTPHGRALHNFGPLSAPDGRGQFVTAMTRARYRLHVLTCFRPGDLDPERLGHGARDFYELLLRELSQEVPPTGEVDSDAVSDDPLVADLMDRLRHRGAEVRGGYEGVLDIAARASDRWLEPGRDAAIHVPPVAIESDGSERYRSMTVRERSRLRPQLLERQGWRYVPLWTIEVFTDPEGCADLIADYLGLERADAGNPVQGAGEPVVQSGVSVASGADEADLNGPTDASEEAAESRQDEVVDVEAAESGAGEAEEDAAPKPAAAQPSSPASTATAPHGDVLPQRAAEDDPRSWNDDESNHDEWLKEQKPPHWS, encoded by the coding sequence ATGCCTATCTGGTCAAGATCAGGCCGCGAGGCCGCAGGGAAGAGGACAACCGTGCCAGTGCAGGATGCCGGGGACTCCGCGGAGGACTTCCTGATCCCCTGGCTGCGTAGGCTGGGTCCGCACGCGGGAAGCGACACGCTCCTTCACTTCACGCCGTCGCGCTCCAACAGCATCGACCTGACCCATGCCCACCCTTCCGGCCTGGCACAGCTTCTGGCCGGAAGGCGGACCCGCCTGTCCACGCTCCTGCGCGACCCCGACCAGTACGGCGCTGCCATGAAGGCAGCCCGCCTGCTGCGGGCGAAGGTCTACGAACTTGCCTCGGAGCGGGGAATCGACGTCGGCTACGTGGCCGCCGGGACTGCCTCCTGGCGCTCCATCGACGACGCCGGCCGCACGGACTCGCTCACTGCCCCCGTGCTGCTCACCGCAGTTTCCCTGACGGTGCACAGTTCACAGGATGACTACGAACTTCAGCTCACCGAGCAGGCCCGCCTCAATCCCGCGCTGGTGCGCACCCTGCAGCGGGATCAGGGCATCGATTTCGACGCCGATGCTGTCGCCCGCCTTGCGTACAGCACCGCGCGCTTCGACCCGCACCCGGTCCTCGACCGGCTGCGGGCGCTGACTGACAACGTTCGCGGCATGACGATCGAGCACCACATCCTTGTCTCGACGTTCGCCGACCTTGCCGACGTCGGCTCCGACGCAGCCGTCCGGCCCGAGCATCCGCTCCTGTCCGCGCTCATGGAGGCCGCTCGGGAAGGCATTGAAGCTCCGTCGGAGGCTGAGGCACCGATTCGGGAAACGCCGCTTGATGACCGGCATCCGTCCACCGAGTTCCTGATCCTGGACGCTGACACCAGCCAGCAGCGGGTGCTGGACGCGGTTGCGGCCGGCGGATCTCTGGTGGTGTCCTCCCCACCGGGAACTGGGCAGACCCAGACCGCGCTCAATGCCGCGGCGTCGCTGGCGGAGCAGGGCAAGAGCGTGCTCGTAGTGGCGGAGCGGCGCGGAACCCTCAACGAGTTCGTCCAGCAGCTCGATGCCCTCAACCTCGGTTCGCTGGTGCTTCAGCTCAACGCCAACGGCAACGCTGCGCAGCTGAAGGACCAGCTCATCCGTGCCATTGTGCGGAACGAGAAGGCGGGCAAGCCCAAGCTTGATTCGCTGCACGAGACCCTGGTGTCCCACCGCCACAAGCTGCTGGACCACGTCCGGTCCCTGCATAACGTGCGCTCCCGCTGGGGATGCTCGCCCTACCAGGCAATGCAGTCCCTGGCGGAACTGACCTCGCTCAGCCCGGCTCCCGCAACAACGGTCCGGCTGAAACGCAGCGTCATGGACAGCATTCCCAACCGGACCGAGCTGACGGGCCGTCTCCGCCGTGCTGCGGAACTCGGTGGCTTCAGCAGGGAAGCCACCCAGAGCCCCTGGTACGGCGCCAGGCTGCGTAACCGGAAGGAAACGGAACACGCGCACAGCCTCGCGGTTGACCTGGCCCGCGACATTCCTGAGCTCCGGAACAAGGTCCTTGCGGTTGCCGAGCATTCGCACATCGAGCTCGGTGCAACTTTTGAGGAATGGGGCGGTCAACTGGACCTGCTCGTCGCGGTACGGGCCAGCCTCGACAAGTTCACACCGGACATTTTCGACCGTCCGGTGACGGACCTGATCTCGGCAACGGCGCCGTCGTCCTGGCGGCGGGAGCGCACCATCGAGATGAGCTCAATGACGCGCTCAAGGTTGCGCAGAGTAGCCAAGGAATACGTCCGGCCCGGAGTGCACATCTCGGACCTGCACCAGTCACTCGTCGAGGTGCAGGAGCAGCGCACCCTTTGGACTCGATACGCGAAGTCCGAACGGCATCCTTCGGTGCCGACAGGACTGGCGGAGATCAACAGTTCCTACCGCAAGGTGCAGCAGCAACTGGCGGAGCTTACATCGATCCTCGCGGGCACTCCGGCCAGGCCGGAGCTGTCAGGCATGGCTCTCGATGAGTTGGCCGCGTTGCTCGAGAAGCTCGCTGAGGACAAGCAGAGCCTGGCAACGCTCCCGGAACGCACGCTGCTGCTCGACGAGATGCGCGAAAACGGCCTGGGTGAGCTGCTTGACGATCTTGCTGCCCGCGAGGTTAGCGCACGGCAGGTGGGTGCGGAGCTCGAACTGGCCTGGTGGCAGTCGGCGCTGGAGGCAATGATCAGCGGCGACGATTACCTGGCAATGTCCGACGGCGGCAGCCTGCGCACGCTCGAAGCCGAATACCGGCTTGCCGACAACGCACATGTGGCGTCGGGCGCGGCACGCATTCGTTGGGCCCTCTCCGAACGGTGGCGCGGTGCCTTGGAGACAATGCCGGCGGAAGCCGAACAGCTGCGGTCCCTGCTGCGTGCCGGAGAGCCGGATCTGGAAGCGCTGTGCAGCCAGGCGGACGAGCTGGTGACAGCGTTGATGCCCGTCTGGGCGGCCAGTCCGCTTGTCCTGCCGCTGGTGCTTCCGCAGGGCAAGACTTTCGACGCCGTGATCGTGCTGGACGCGGAGTCGATTTCACTCCAGTCGGTGGTCCCGGCCCTCGCCAGGTCGCGTCAGGTCATCGCATTCGGTGATGACCACCTCGGGGGGCCCCGTAGTTTCACGGTGTCGGTCGAGGAGCAACGGCGTACTGGGCAGGAGCATCTACCCAGCGCCTACCGGGCCCTTGCCGCCGTTCTGCCGTCGCTTTCCCTGCGCGATGTCTACCGCGGGGTGGACAGGTCGTTGACGGCTTTCCTGAATGAGCGCTTTTACGAAGATGGGCTGAACCACCTGCCCGCCGCGGCTGTCCTCGCGGGGACGGGCCGGGGGTTCGAGGTCGAGTACCTGCCGGACGGTACTGGAATGCCCAGCTCGGATCACGACGGCGTTGAGAGTGTTGCCGCCGAAGTCACCAGGGTGGTGGACCTGGTGTTCGAACACATCCGGCAGCGCCCCAGCCATTCCCTTGCGGTTGTCACCGCCAGCGCGCGGCACGCGCAGCGTGTGGGGGAGGCGGTGCGCCTCGCGATGGCCGACGCGCCGTGGGCCGCCGACTTCTTCAAGCCTGGACCGGAATCGTTCCGGATTGTGCCTGTCGGCAGGGCCGCCGGTCTGACGAGGGATGCGGTAATTTTCTCGCTCGGCTTCGGACGGACTCCGCATGGAAGGGCACTGCATAACTTCGGGCCTCTGTCCGCTCCCGATGGCCGCGGGCAGTTTGTGACTGCGATGACCCGAGCGCGGTATCGGCTGCACGTGTTGACCTGCTTCCGCCCCGGGGACCTTGACCCGGAGCGGCTCGGCCACGGCGCCCGGGATTTCTACGAGCTGCTGCTCCGCGAGTTGTCCCAGGAGGTACCGCCGACCGGTGAAGTCGACAGCGACGCAGTGAGCGATGATCCGCTCGTTGCTGACCTGATGGACCGGCTCCGTCATCGGGGCGCCGAGGTGCGGGGCGGATATGAGGGCGTCCTGGACATCGCTGCACGCGCTTCCGACCGATGGCTGGAACCTGGGCGTGACGCTGCAATACACGTTCCTCCTGTGGCGATCGAATCGGACGGCAGTGAACGGTACCGTTCCATGACGGTGCGTGAACGGAGCCGGCTGCGCCCACAGCTTCTGGAGAGGCAGGGCTGGCGCTACGTCCCGTTGTGGACGATCGAGGTATTCACTGATCCCGAGGGTTGCGCCGACCTCATTGCGGACTATCTTGGACTGGAGCGTGCAGACGCAGGTAATCCAGTACAGGGCGCCGGCGAACCGGTTGTACAGAGCGGAGTGAGTGTGGCTAGCGGAGCTGATGAAGCTGACCTGAATGGGCCGACGGACGCATCGGAGGAAGCTGCCGAGTCCCGGCAGGACGAAGTGGTGGATGTGGAGGCGGCGGAGTCCGGCGCGGGAGAAGCAGAAGAAGACGCTGCTCCCAAGCCTGCGGCAGCCCAGCCGAGTTCGCCTGCATCGACAGCCACCGCGCCTCATGGCGATGTGCTTCCCCAGCGTGCGGCCGAAGACGATCCGCGCTCCTGGAACGACGACGAGTCCAACCACGACGAGTGGCTCAAGGAGCAGAAGCCCCCTCATTGGAGCTAG
- a CDS encoding 5-formyltetrahydrofolate cyclo-ligase yields MDVRAGSATKEELRRSLRLRREGRSGSEQEAAGTALAEHVLRWLAGTASTPQGRSGPPVVAAYLSAPTEPSTAALLPALREAGYDVVVPVCEPQYQLSWARWEPRIPLAKSPRAPLWEPVGERFHFTALLPISLVLVPGLAIDVHGNRLGQGGGYYDRFLAQLGVEAPETPVLGYLFDEEVLPESSFESTVLDIPLGGAFTPSGLRVTL; encoded by the coding sequence ATGGACGTACGCGCCGGGTCTGCCACCAAGGAAGAATTGCGCCGTTCGCTGCGTCTCCGCCGCGAAGGACGTTCCGGCTCCGAGCAGGAGGCAGCGGGAACAGCCCTGGCGGAGCACGTGCTCCGGTGGCTCGCCGGAACGGCGTCCACACCTCAGGGCCGCTCCGGGCCCCCGGTAGTCGCCGCCTATCTGTCGGCGCCCACGGAGCCAAGCACAGCGGCACTGCTGCCGGCCCTCCGCGAGGCAGGGTACGACGTCGTCGTGCCGGTTTGTGAGCCCCAGTACCAGTTGAGTTGGGCGCGCTGGGAACCGCGTATACCGCTGGCAAAAAGCCCGCGGGCTCCGCTGTGGGAACCGGTTGGCGAACGGTTCCACTTCACGGCGCTGTTGCCCATCAGTCTGGTGTTGGTTCCGGGACTTGCCATCGACGTACACGGCAACCGGTTGGGCCAGGGCGGCGGATACTACGACCGGTTCCTGGCGCAACTCGGTGTCGAAGCACCCGAAACGCCGGTGCTCGGCTACCTGTTCGACGAGGAAGTCCTGCCCGAATCGAGCTTCGAGAGCACCGTCCTGGACATACCGCTTGGTGGTGCCTTCACACCCTCGGGCCTGCGGGTCACCCTGTAG
- a CDS encoding Lrp/AsnC family transcriptional regulator, which produces MATMGKPDGLDAVDRRIVQELLADARITNAQLAEKVGVAPSTALLRTRQLMERGVVTGFHAELNPAMIGRAVQALISVQLKGHDREEIDRFTSRVPALPEVVSTFHVSGAVDYLIHLAVSDTDALRDWVLDHLTTDPVVGHTETTLVFNHMPGNPGLLP; this is translated from the coding sequence ATGGCGACCATGGGCAAACCGGACGGGCTGGACGCGGTGGACCGCCGAATCGTCCAGGAGCTTCTGGCGGACGCGAGAATTACGAACGCTCAGCTTGCGGAGAAGGTGGGCGTTGCGCCGTCCACCGCACTGCTGAGGACGCGCCAACTCATGGAACGCGGCGTGGTCACCGGTTTCCACGCGGAGCTGAATCCGGCAATGATCGGGCGGGCTGTGCAGGCGCTGATCTCCGTTCAGCTCAAGGGCCACGACCGCGAGGAGATCGACCGGTTCACGTCGCGGGTTCCGGCGCTGCCGGAAGTGGTCTCCACTTTCCACGTTTCCGGTGCAGTGGATTACCTCATCCACCTCGCAGTCTCCGATACCGATGCCCTGCGTGACTGGGTACTGGACCATCTGACGACTGACCCCGTTGTCGGCCATACCGAGACGACGCTGGTCTTCAACCACATGCCGGGAAACCCCGGCCTCCTTCCCTGA
- a CDS encoding response regulator transcription factor translates to MSQILIIEDEERISSFVAKGLRSAGYVPTVVDNGRDGYNLAQTGDFELAVLDLGLPDQDGFTVLRRLRESKNSIPVIILSARSSVDDTVAGLEGGADDYMSKPFRFEELLARVRLRLRQESPSADNSVLSHNDLQLDLRSRRAIVNGKEVDLSAREFALAEAFLRNPGQVLSREQLLSRVWGYDFDPGSNVVDVYVRYLRNKLGAERFATVRGMGYRLVAED, encoded by the coding sequence GTGAGCCAGATTCTGATCATTGAGGACGAGGAGCGCATCAGCTCGTTCGTGGCAAAAGGGCTCCGATCGGCCGGGTATGTGCCAACCGTCGTCGACAATGGCAGGGATGGTTACAACCTGGCGCAGACGGGTGACTTCGAACTTGCCGTGCTGGACCTCGGCCTGCCCGACCAGGACGGTTTCACGGTGCTCCGAAGGCTTCGGGAATCGAAGAACTCCATCCCGGTAATCATCCTTTCCGCCCGCAGCTCGGTGGATGACACTGTGGCCGGCCTGGAGGGCGGTGCGGACGACTACATGTCGAAGCCGTTCCGTTTCGAGGAGCTGCTGGCCCGGGTACGGCTGCGTCTTCGGCAGGAGTCTCCGTCGGCGGATAACTCGGTCCTCTCCCACAACGATCTGCAGCTCGATCTGAGATCCCGCAGGGCGATCGTTAATGGCAAGGAGGTGGACCTGTCTGCGCGGGAATTCGCCCTCGCAGAAGCCTTCCTCCGCAACCCCGGACAGGTGCTGAGCCGCGAGCAGCTCCTGTCCCGCGTCTGGGGCTATGACTTCGACCCGGGGTCCAACGTTGTGGACGTCTACGTCAGGTATCTCCGGAACAAGCTGGGAGCCGAGCGCTTCGCGACCGTGCGCGGCATGGGTTATCGCCTGGTTGCTGAAGATTGA
- the cpaB gene encoding Flp pilus assembly protein CpaB: MSTSAKFVGGFGFRLRGFLFRKRRLLAAAFLCAAAGVAVEALLPKDPETVQVVAAGADLPVGTVLGADNLTLVSLPRAAVPQHSFESVELLAGQQLATPVYAGDVLARNFLVGSGLLAGSPPGTVAVPLRPADASTVQLLSPGQRVDVVLSTGNGFEVSAQNTVLARGLPVLWTSEESGSGPFQAPGGQEEGLVVVAAGPDEAASLAGASSTGHVHLVLTSAEG; encoded by the coding sequence ATGAGCACTTCGGCAAAATTCGTTGGTGGATTCGGCTTCAGGCTGCGTGGGTTCCTCTTTCGCAAGAGACGGCTCCTGGCGGCCGCCTTCCTTTGCGCAGCTGCGGGAGTGGCTGTTGAAGCACTCCTGCCGAAAGACCCGGAGACCGTACAGGTGGTGGCAGCCGGAGCGGACCTTCCGGTAGGAACCGTTCTCGGCGCGGACAATCTGACACTCGTCAGCCTTCCCCGCGCGGCTGTCCCTCAGCACTCCTTCGAGTCAGTGGAGCTCCTTGCGGGACAGCAGCTTGCCACCCCCGTCTACGCAGGGGATGTCCTTGCGCGGAACTTCCTCGTCGGCTCAGGCCTGCTCGCTGGCAGCCCACCGGGCACCGTTGCCGTCCCCCTACGCCCAGCTGATGCTTCGACCGTTCAACTGCTCTCGCCCGGGCAGCGGGTGGACGTGGTGCTCAGCACCGGAAACGGCTTCGAGGTATCTGCACAGAACACGGTGCTCGCGCGCGGCCTGCCCGTGCTATGGACCTCGGAAGAGTCAGGTTCAGGCCCCTTCCAGGCGCCCGGCGGCCAGGAGGAAGGCCTCGTAGTAGTTGCCGCAGGGCCCGATGAGGCAGCATCGCTTGCCGGCGCCTCGAGCACCGGTCATGTCCACCTGGTCCTCACCTCAGCGGAAGGCTAG
- a CDS encoding helix-turn-helix domain-containing protein: protein MEPARPADRTVDLSVLKALTHPLRIQLLNALSQFGPQTASALAARLGESSGSTSYHLRQLARHELVREVEGRGSARERWWERPPGALNLYSSELAQDPGARDVAAIVNREFSHSRAALLEDYMERAPQVLPEEWLEASLISTINARLTAAQLAELSTQLMHYARELFEKYRPEGDASPDAKAVQIHLNTFPIIQGQFPEPRKERTS, encoded by the coding sequence ATGGAACCTGCACGGCCCGCCGACCGCACCGTCGACCTCAGCGTGCTGAAGGCTCTTACGCATCCGCTGCGAATTCAGCTTCTCAATGCGTTGTCGCAGTTCGGCCCGCAGACAGCCAGTGCGCTCGCTGCACGGCTCGGGGAGTCTAGTGGGTCCACCAGCTACCACCTGCGGCAACTCGCGCGCCACGAACTGGTCCGCGAGGTTGAAGGAAGAGGTTCCGCACGCGAGCGCTGGTGGGAGCGTCCACCGGGTGCGCTGAATCTCTACTCGAGCGAGCTGGCCCAGGATCCTGGAGCGCGCGACGTCGCCGCGATCGTCAACCGGGAGTTCAGCCACAGCCGCGCCGCCCTGCTCGAGGACTACATGGAGCGTGCTCCGCAGGTCCTCCCGGAGGAGTGGCTCGAAGCGTCCCTCATTTCCACTATCAACGCACGCCTGACGGCTGCGCAGCTTGCTGAACTGTCAACGCAGCTCATGCACTACGCCCGTGAGCTGTTCGAAAAGTACCGCCCCGAGGGCGACGCCTCCCCGGATGCCAAGGCGGTGCAGATCCACCTCAACACCTTCCCTATCATTCAGGGCCAGTTTCCAGAGCCCCGGAAAGAGCGCACGTCATGA